A DNA window from Vanacampus margaritifer isolate UIUO_Vmar chromosome 19, RoL_Vmar_1.0, whole genome shotgun sequence contains the following coding sequences:
- the wasf1 gene encoding actin-binding protein WASF1 isoform X1, whose amino-acid sequence MPLVKRAIEPRHLCHTVLPRNIKNELECVTNISLASVIRQLSSLSKYAEDLFGELFNEAHSFSFRVNSLQERVDRLSISVTQLDPKEEELSLQDITMRKAFRSSTIQDQQLFDRDSLPVPMQETYQACEQPPPLNILTPYRDDGKEGLKFYTNPSYFFDLWREKMLQDTEDKRKERRKQKSQEPRMYDQVYRYLDLPGQLKGIDRPAELDKVPRAPHDRKKEWQKLALGAELAQDAADDKHREANGSAGYPDDRAQLYTEHLDGPFSLAALPYSQMNDLLSRGGDRMYSRPNDPPPPPPPLGEIKPLSVISSGLSDGRPESPARTAGLNCNAHPPPPPPLPPPPPPLPSSGSRGTPPPPVPPLPGHQQAPVVPPPPTPLQIAPGVLHPAPPPVAPPLHSSSPARLQQVADKGPRGSYSARPDGAALPPPPVPPPLPLTGARSSSPAPATPPPHSNVHELASKRHHPANLPPISDARSVLLEAIRKGIQLRKVEEQREQEAKHERVGNDVATILSRRIAVEYSDSEDESEFDEGDWME is encoded by the exons ATGCCGCTGGTCAAGCGCGCCATCGAGCCCCGGCACCTGTGCCACACAGTGCTGCCCAGGAACATCAAGAACGAGCTGGAATGCGTGACCAACATCTCTTTGGCCAGCGTCATCAGACAGCTCAGCAGCCTCA GCAAATATGCGGAAGATCTGTTTGGGGAGCTGTTTAACGAGGCCCACTCCTTCTCCTTCCGGGTCAACTCGCTGCAGGAGCGCGTGGACCGCCTCTCCATCAGCGTCACGCAGTTGGACCCCAAAGAGGAAGAAC TGTCCCTGCAGGACATCACCATGAGGAAGGCCTTCAGGAGTTCCACCATCCAGGACCAGCAGCTGTTCGACCGCGACTCGTTGCCCGTCCCCATGCAGGAGACCTACCAGGCCTGCGAGCAGCCGCCGCCTCTCAACATCCTCACGCCCTACAG AGACGACGGAAAGGAGGGTCTCAAGTTCTACACCAACCCTTCCTACTTTTTCGACCTGTGGCGAGAGAAGATGCTGCAGGACACAGAAGACAAGCGCAAGGAGAGGCGGAAACAGAAG TCGCAGGAGCCCCGCATGTATGATCAGGTGTATCGGTACTTAGACCTTCCCGGGCAG CTGAAGGGGATCGATCGTCCAGCGGAGCTCGACAAGGTGCCGCGGGCGCCCCACGACCGCAAGAAGGAGTGGCAGAAGTTGGCGCTGGGCGCCGAGTTGGCGCAGGACGCGGCTGACGACAAACACCGAGAGGCCAACGGCTCCGCCGGTTACCCTGACGACAG GGCACAGTTGTACACGGAGCACCTGGACGGACCCTTCTCGCTGGCGGCGCTGCCCTACAGCCAGATGAACGACCTGCTGAGCCGCGGCGGCGACAGAATGTACTCGCGGCCCAACGATCCGCCGCCACCGCCTCCGCCGCTGGGGGAGATCAAGCCGCTCTCTGTCATCAG TTCGGGCTTGTCGGACGGCAGACCCGAGTCTCCGGCGCGGACAGCGGGCCTCAACTGCAACGCTCACCCACCCCcgcctccccccctccctcccccgccTCCGCCCCTCCCTTCCTCAGGCTCACGCGGCACACCTCCGCCCCCCGTCCCCCCGCTACCCGGGCATCAGCAAGCCCCGGTCGTCCCCCCTCCCCCGACCCCCCTCCAGATCGCCCCGGGGGTGCTCCACCCGGCGCCCCCGCCGGTGGCGCCACCCCTCCACTCTTCCTCCCCGGCCCGcctccagcaggtggcagacaAGGGCCCGCGCGGGAGCTACTCGGCCCGGCCGGACGGCGCCGCCCTGCCTCCTCCGCCggtgcccccccccctgcccctgACCGGGGCGCGGAGCTCCTCTCCCGCACCGGCTACGCCCCCTCCCCACTCCAACGTACACGAGTTGGCCAGCAAGCGGCACCATCCCGCCAATCTGCCGCCCATCAGCGACGCCCGCAGTGTCCTGCTGGAGGCCATTCGAAAGG
- the wasf1 gene encoding actin-binding protein WASF1 isoform X2 yields the protein MPLVKRAIEPRHLCHTVLPRNIKNELECVTNISLASVIRQLSSLSKYAEDLFGELFNEAHSFSFRVNSLQERVDRLSISVTQLDPKEEELSLQDITMRKAFRSSTIQDQQLFDRDSLPVPMQETYQACEQPPPLNILTPYRDDGKEGLKFYTNPSYFFDLWREKMLQDTEDKRKERRKQKLKGIDRPAELDKVPRAPHDRKKEWQKLALGAELAQDAADDKHREANGSAGYPDDRAQLYTEHLDGPFSLAALPYSQMNDLLSRGGDRMYSRPNDPPPPPPPLGEIKPLSVISSGLSDGRPESPARTAGLNCNAHPPPPPPLPPPPPPLPSSGSRGTPPPPVPPLPGHQQAPVVPPPPTPLQIAPGVLHPAPPPVAPPLHSSSPARLQQVADKGPRGSYSARPDGAALPPPPVPPPLPLTGARSSSPAPATPPPHSNVHELASKRHHPANLPPISDARSVLLEAIRKGIQLRKVEEQREQEAKHERVGNDVATILSRRIAVEYSDSEDESEFDEGDWME from the exons ATGCCGCTGGTCAAGCGCGCCATCGAGCCCCGGCACCTGTGCCACACAGTGCTGCCCAGGAACATCAAGAACGAGCTGGAATGCGTGACCAACATCTCTTTGGCCAGCGTCATCAGACAGCTCAGCAGCCTCA GCAAATATGCGGAAGATCTGTTTGGGGAGCTGTTTAACGAGGCCCACTCCTTCTCCTTCCGGGTCAACTCGCTGCAGGAGCGCGTGGACCGCCTCTCCATCAGCGTCACGCAGTTGGACCCCAAAGAGGAAGAAC TGTCCCTGCAGGACATCACCATGAGGAAGGCCTTCAGGAGTTCCACCATCCAGGACCAGCAGCTGTTCGACCGCGACTCGTTGCCCGTCCCCATGCAGGAGACCTACCAGGCCTGCGAGCAGCCGCCGCCTCTCAACATCCTCACGCCCTACAG AGACGACGGAAAGGAGGGTCTCAAGTTCTACACCAACCCTTCCTACTTTTTCGACCTGTGGCGAGAGAAGATGCTGCAGGACACAGAAGACAAGCGCAAGGAGAGGCGGAAACAGAAG CTGAAGGGGATCGATCGTCCAGCGGAGCTCGACAAGGTGCCGCGGGCGCCCCACGACCGCAAGAAGGAGTGGCAGAAGTTGGCGCTGGGCGCCGAGTTGGCGCAGGACGCGGCTGACGACAAACACCGAGAGGCCAACGGCTCCGCCGGTTACCCTGACGACAG GGCACAGTTGTACACGGAGCACCTGGACGGACCCTTCTCGCTGGCGGCGCTGCCCTACAGCCAGATGAACGACCTGCTGAGCCGCGGCGGCGACAGAATGTACTCGCGGCCCAACGATCCGCCGCCACCGCCTCCGCCGCTGGGGGAGATCAAGCCGCTCTCTGTCATCAG TTCGGGCTTGTCGGACGGCAGACCCGAGTCTCCGGCGCGGACAGCGGGCCTCAACTGCAACGCTCACCCACCCCcgcctccccccctccctcccccgccTCCGCCCCTCCCTTCCTCAGGCTCACGCGGCACACCTCCGCCCCCCGTCCCCCCGCTACCCGGGCATCAGCAAGCCCCGGTCGTCCCCCCTCCCCCGACCCCCCTCCAGATCGCCCCGGGGGTGCTCCACCCGGCGCCCCCGCCGGTGGCGCCACCCCTCCACTCTTCCTCCCCGGCCCGcctccagcaggtggcagacaAGGGCCCGCGCGGGAGCTACTCGGCCCGGCCGGACGGCGCCGCCCTGCCTCCTCCGCCggtgcccccccccctgcccctgACCGGGGCGCGGAGCTCCTCTCCCGCACCGGCTACGCCCCCTCCCCACTCCAACGTACACGAGTTGGCCAGCAAGCGGCACCATCCCGCCAATCTGCCGCCCATCAGCGACGCCCGCAGTGTCCTGCTGGAGGCCATTCGAAAGG